A genomic region of Oncorhynchus mykiss isolate Arlee chromosome 2, USDA_OmykA_1.1, whole genome shotgun sequence contains the following coding sequences:
- the LOC118936301 gene encoding metastasis-associated in colon cancer protein 1-like isoform X2, which produces MAAVRAKSFRRQGSLIRSKSEGTLIDLDDTGTLNINNLNGSSYIINQVAKHSEWPVLQPEVKHGSQTTNPFWNKLSISNPFLDDILHTNNDKTLNNADLSVQKDEPSTLFDTENFDASSTSSDETNFAHFADTKQKSIRQSGRWRSASDILDDQERKEPKRENGLKLSAGPFLNADFEWLKNDREAYKMAWLSHRQLTRSCLDLGLMSQSPGWAQTQATDSQIVCKIGHSGGSLQLPDSDITAHIPEGHVPAGEVQEVALKAILEPPHGLNNNYMTTVSPLLEVSLSNTSGKESITLEMKMVAEVKKDPISQVMTTFVGLVSNKREGPYQKVKDCYIYKNIMQMNLQDLKSHFYVIVAAEASVIQPPATSVWDYLDRQVTVAVYGPKYIHPSFKVVVVVSCHDNVPPRLPFSDIHRGNRNLPPLVLQLWEKHQFSPERLNDLHIATSVIASKFEVKAQDKRKEVKQGLLKLGKVIHLPLELAKMGNGEMDSFKLCLQVRDSNSVTVAEFQVSSPAAAPIRSEKRDPMRNKMCQSLSIPEESVPEFPKFWTRPVKVQCYGVALKSVLRQPRVEYLLEYFKGDTVALLSRETVRSVGQSKVKEWYIGFLRGRTGLVHCKNVKLITRDQVIDFNGTDFTTETLLDNMALPFKKLTYIYSDIQTLVTEHIPSWRGFADALGYSSLLLDTITRRHAETEAEKVACVLEKLKEDCHTENSKKKFQHKLMIGLLKMDSQALVAHLIQNTVILSTAVELGIRWRELAERLGKLSSAQIAAYEAPHRGKSGEVSAVSMWKPAYDFLYSWSQLYGEGYQDMIQDLHLALDKMKSPITRQWRQLTGALIAVNCLEILRVSAFPKP; this is translated from the exons ATGGCAGCTGTCAGAGCAAAGTCATTTCGTCGCCAAGGAAGTCTCATTAGGAGCAAATCTGAGGGGACGTTGATTGATCTAGATGACACTGGAACGCTGAACATCAACAATTTAAATG GGAGTAGTTACATAATAAATCAAGTGGCAAAACATTCAGAGTGGCCTGTGTTGCAGCCGGAGGTCAAACATGGAAGTCAAACCACAAATCCATTCTGGAACAAACTGTCTATATCCAATCCGTTTTTGGATGACATTTTACACACAAACAATGACAAAACATTAAACAACGCTGATCTATCAGTACAGAAAGATGAACCTTCGACTCTGTTTGACACTGAGAACTTTGACGCCAGTAGCACATCTTCGGATGAAACAAACTTTGCCCATTTTGCGGATACGAAGCAAAAGAGCATAAGACAATCAGGGAGATGGAGGAGTGCCTCGGATATTCTCGACGACCAGGAGAGAAAGGAACCGAAAAGGGAAAATGGCCTCAAATTGTCAGCAGGCCCATTTCTGAATGCAGAttttgagtggttgaaaaatgaccgGGAGGCGTACAAAATGGCCTGGTTGAGTCACAGGCAGCTAACGAGGTCATGTCTTGACCTAGGCCTGATGAGTCAGAGTCCTGGATGGGCCCAGACCCAAGCCACCGACTCTCAGATAGTCTGCAAGATAGGTCACAGCGGAGGGTCACTACAGTTACCAGACTCTGATATTACCGCCCATATCCCAGAGGGCCATGTTCCTGCTGGGGAGGTTCAGGAGGTTGCACTGAAAGCCATCCTGGAGCCCCCTCACGGGCTGAACAACAACTACATGACAACCGTGAGTCCGCTCCTGGAGGTGAGTCTCAGCAACACGAGCGGAAAGGAATCCATCACGCTGGAAATGAAAATGGTCGCAGAGGTCAAGAAGGATCCGATAAGTCAGGTCATGACCACATTTGTGGGACTAGTGTCCAACAAGAGAGAGGGACCTTATCAGAAAGTGAAGGACTGTTACATTTACAAGAACATCATGCAGATGAATCTTCAAGACTTAAAGTCTCATTTCTATGTTATTGTAGCCGCAGAGGCCTCGGTTATCCAGCCCCCTGCTACATCCGTTTGGGATTACCTGGATCGTCAAGTCACCGTCGCCGTTTATGGCCCAAAGTATATCCATCCATCTTTCAAAGTGGTCGTGGTCGTCTCTTGCCACGATAACGTTCCACCGAGGCTTCCGTTCTCAGATATCCACAGGGGCAACAGAAACTTGCCCCCTCTGGTGCTACAGCTCTGGGAGAAGCACCAGTTTAGCCCAGAGAGACTGAATGACCTACACATTGCGACTTCCGTCATAGCGTCAAAGTTCGAAGTCAAAGCCCAGGATAAAAGGAAAGAGGTGAAACAAGGGCTACTCAAACTGGGTAAAGTcatccacctgcctcttgagctGGCCAAGATGGGCAATGGGGAGATGGATTCCTTTAAACTATGCCTCCAGGTGAGGGATTCAAACAGCGTCACAGTAGCAGAGTTCCAGGTGTCTTCCCCTGCAGCGGCACCTATTCGCTCTGAAAAGCGAGATCCCATGCGAAACAAAATGTGTCAATCGCTATCTATACCGGAGGAATCCGTCCCAGAGTTCCCCAAATTCTGGACCAGACCTGTGAAGGTGCAGTGTTACGGGGTGGCACTGAAGTCAGTGCTCCGTCAACCGCGAGTGGAGTACCTCCTGGAGTACTTCAAGGGTGACACCGTGGCTCTCCTCTCCAGAGAGACCGTGAGGTCGGTGGGCCAGTCCAAAGTCAAGGAGTGGTACATCGGCTTCCTCCGAGGCAGGACCGGCCTGGTCCATTGCAAGAACGTCAAGCTCATCACCCGAGACCAAGTGATCGACTTCAACGGCACTGACTTCACCACCGAGACCCTCTTGGACAACATGGCACTTCCGTTCAAGAAGCTCACCTACATCTACTCAGACATCCAGACACTGGTGACTGAACACATCCCCAGCTGGAGGGGCTTCGCTGATGCCCTGGGCTACTCGAGCTTGTTGCTGGACACAATCACACGGAGACATGCTGAAACAGAAGCCGAGAAGGTGGCCTGCGTGCTGGAGAAACTGAAGGAGGACTGCCACACTGAGAACAGCAAGAAGAAGTTCCAGCACAAGCTCATGATC GGTCTGTTGAAGATGGACTCTCAGGCTCTAGTGGCTCATCTGATCCAGAACACGGTCATCCTGTCCACAGCGGTGGAGCTGGGTATCAGGTGGAGGGAGCTCGCTGAGAGGCTGGGGAAACTCTCCAGTGCTCAGATCGCTGCTTACGAGGCACCACACCGGGGGAAGAGTGGAGAAGTTAGCGCCGTG TCTATGTGGAAACCTGCCTATGACTTCCTGTACTCATGGAGCCAGTTGTACGGGGAGGGCTACCAGGACATGATCCAGGACCTCCACCTGGCCCTAGACAAGATGAAGAGCCCAATCACCAGACAGTGGAGGCAGCTGACCGGGGCGCTAATCGCAGTCAACTGTCTGGAGATCCTCAGGGTCTcagccttccccaaaccatag
- the LOC118936301 gene encoding metastasis-associated in colon cancer protein 1-like isoform X1 produces the protein MVNVKMAAVRAKSFRRQGSLIRSKSEGTLIDLDDTGTLNINNLNGSSYIINQVAKHSEWPVLQPEVKHGSQTTNPFWNKLSISNPFLDDILHTNNDKTLNNADLSVQKDEPSTLFDTENFDASSTSSDETNFAHFADTKQKSIRQSGRWRSASDILDDQERKEPKRENGLKLSAGPFLNADFEWLKNDREAYKMAWLSHRQLTRSCLDLGLMSQSPGWAQTQATDSQIVCKIGHSGGSLQLPDSDITAHIPEGHVPAGEVQEVALKAILEPPHGLNNNYMTTVSPLLEVSLSNTSGKESITLEMKMVAEVKKDPISQVMTTFVGLVSNKREGPYQKVKDCYIYKNIMQMNLQDLKSHFYVIVAAEASVIQPPATSVWDYLDRQVTVAVYGPKYIHPSFKVVVVVSCHDNVPPRLPFSDIHRGNRNLPPLVLQLWEKHQFSPERLNDLHIATSVIASKFEVKAQDKRKEVKQGLLKLGKVIHLPLELAKMGNGEMDSFKLCLQVRDSNSVTVAEFQVSSPAAAPIRSEKRDPMRNKMCQSLSIPEESVPEFPKFWTRPVKVQCYGVALKSVLRQPRVEYLLEYFKGDTVALLSRETVRSVGQSKVKEWYIGFLRGRTGLVHCKNVKLITRDQVIDFNGTDFTTETLLDNMALPFKKLTYIYSDIQTLVTEHIPSWRGFADALGYSSLLLDTITRRHAETEAEKVACVLEKLKEDCHTENSKKKFQHKLMIGLLKMDSQALVAHLIQNTVILSTAVELGIRWRELAERLGKLSSAQIAAYEAPHRGKSGEVSAVSMWKPAYDFLYSWSQLYGEGYQDMIQDLHLALDKMKSPITRQWRQLTGALIAVNCLEILRVSAFPKP, from the exons ATGGTAA ATGTAAAGATGGCAGCTGTCAGAGCAAAGTCATTTCGTCGCCAAGGAAGTCTCATTAGGAGCAAATCTGAGGGGACGTTGATTGATCTAGATGACACTGGAACGCTGAACATCAACAATTTAAATG GGAGTAGTTACATAATAAATCAAGTGGCAAAACATTCAGAGTGGCCTGTGTTGCAGCCGGAGGTCAAACATGGAAGTCAAACCACAAATCCATTCTGGAACAAACTGTCTATATCCAATCCGTTTTTGGATGACATTTTACACACAAACAATGACAAAACATTAAACAACGCTGATCTATCAGTACAGAAAGATGAACCTTCGACTCTGTTTGACACTGAGAACTTTGACGCCAGTAGCACATCTTCGGATGAAACAAACTTTGCCCATTTTGCGGATACGAAGCAAAAGAGCATAAGACAATCAGGGAGATGGAGGAGTGCCTCGGATATTCTCGACGACCAGGAGAGAAAGGAACCGAAAAGGGAAAATGGCCTCAAATTGTCAGCAGGCCCATTTCTGAATGCAGAttttgagtggttgaaaaatgaccgGGAGGCGTACAAAATGGCCTGGTTGAGTCACAGGCAGCTAACGAGGTCATGTCTTGACCTAGGCCTGATGAGTCAGAGTCCTGGATGGGCCCAGACCCAAGCCACCGACTCTCAGATAGTCTGCAAGATAGGTCACAGCGGAGGGTCACTACAGTTACCAGACTCTGATATTACCGCCCATATCCCAGAGGGCCATGTTCCTGCTGGGGAGGTTCAGGAGGTTGCACTGAAAGCCATCCTGGAGCCCCCTCACGGGCTGAACAACAACTACATGACAACCGTGAGTCCGCTCCTGGAGGTGAGTCTCAGCAACACGAGCGGAAAGGAATCCATCACGCTGGAAATGAAAATGGTCGCAGAGGTCAAGAAGGATCCGATAAGTCAGGTCATGACCACATTTGTGGGACTAGTGTCCAACAAGAGAGAGGGACCTTATCAGAAAGTGAAGGACTGTTACATTTACAAGAACATCATGCAGATGAATCTTCAAGACTTAAAGTCTCATTTCTATGTTATTGTAGCCGCAGAGGCCTCGGTTATCCAGCCCCCTGCTACATCCGTTTGGGATTACCTGGATCGTCAAGTCACCGTCGCCGTTTATGGCCCAAAGTATATCCATCCATCTTTCAAAGTGGTCGTGGTCGTCTCTTGCCACGATAACGTTCCACCGAGGCTTCCGTTCTCAGATATCCACAGGGGCAACAGAAACTTGCCCCCTCTGGTGCTACAGCTCTGGGAGAAGCACCAGTTTAGCCCAGAGAGACTGAATGACCTACACATTGCGACTTCCGTCATAGCGTCAAAGTTCGAAGTCAAAGCCCAGGATAAAAGGAAAGAGGTGAAACAAGGGCTACTCAAACTGGGTAAAGTcatccacctgcctcttgagctGGCCAAGATGGGCAATGGGGAGATGGATTCCTTTAAACTATGCCTCCAGGTGAGGGATTCAAACAGCGTCACAGTAGCAGAGTTCCAGGTGTCTTCCCCTGCAGCGGCACCTATTCGCTCTGAAAAGCGAGATCCCATGCGAAACAAAATGTGTCAATCGCTATCTATACCGGAGGAATCCGTCCCAGAGTTCCCCAAATTCTGGACCAGACCTGTGAAGGTGCAGTGTTACGGGGTGGCACTGAAGTCAGTGCTCCGTCAACCGCGAGTGGAGTACCTCCTGGAGTACTTCAAGGGTGACACCGTGGCTCTCCTCTCCAGAGAGACCGTGAGGTCGGTGGGCCAGTCCAAAGTCAAGGAGTGGTACATCGGCTTCCTCCGAGGCAGGACCGGCCTGGTCCATTGCAAGAACGTCAAGCTCATCACCCGAGACCAAGTGATCGACTTCAACGGCACTGACTTCACCACCGAGACCCTCTTGGACAACATGGCACTTCCGTTCAAGAAGCTCACCTACATCTACTCAGACATCCAGACACTGGTGACTGAACACATCCCCAGCTGGAGGGGCTTCGCTGATGCCCTGGGCTACTCGAGCTTGTTGCTGGACACAATCACACGGAGACATGCTGAAACAGAAGCCGAGAAGGTGGCCTGCGTGCTGGAGAAACTGAAGGAGGACTGCCACACTGAGAACAGCAAGAAGAAGTTCCAGCACAAGCTCATGATC GGTCTGTTGAAGATGGACTCTCAGGCTCTAGTGGCTCATCTGATCCAGAACACGGTCATCCTGTCCACAGCGGTGGAGCTGGGTATCAGGTGGAGGGAGCTCGCTGAGAGGCTGGGGAAACTCTCCAGTGCTCAGATCGCTGCTTACGAGGCACCACACCGGGGGAAGAGTGGAGAAGTTAGCGCCGTG TCTATGTGGAAACCTGCCTATGACTTCCTGTACTCATGGAGCCAGTTGTACGGGGAGGGCTACCAGGACATGATCCAGGACCTCCACCTGGCCCTAGACAAGATGAAGAGCCCAATCACCAGACAGTGGAGGCAGCTGACCGGGGCGCTAATCGCAGTCAACTGTCTGGAGATCCTCAGGGTCTcagccttccccaaaccatag